In Helianthus annuus cultivar XRQ/B chromosome 3, HanXRQr2.0-SUNRISE, whole genome shotgun sequence, a single window of DNA contains:
- the LOC110931021 gene encoding uncharacterized protein LOC110931021, with protein MTVMQKLRMFVVQEPIVAASCLIGGFGLFLPAFVRPMLDSFESTKQVPPPVLSDVVAGMTGKK; from the exons ATGACGGTTATGCAGAAGCTGAGGATGTTCGTGGTACAAGAACCTATTGTCGCTGCTTCTTGCCTCATCGGTGGCTTCG GGCTGTTTCTTCCTGCGTTCGTGCGCCCTATGCTGGATTCCTTTGAATCAACTAAGCAAGTTCCTCCACCTGTATTAAGCGAT GTGGTTGCGGGTATGACTGGTAAAAAGTAA